A single window of Leptospira semungkisensis DNA harbors:
- a CDS encoding zinc-dependent alcohol dehydrogenase family protein, translated as MKAILLPSFGKENLTLTDLPDPGKPGPGEVLVRFRAASLNFRDYLVVQGKYNPKFPVPMVPCSDGSGEIVEVGEGVSGFKSGDKINATFAPYWLNGHANKKELRTTLGGPLDGTLRQYAILPASGVVPMPSHLSFEEAATLPCAGLTAWSSFFVENRLQKGESVVIQGTGGVSLFALQFAKKVGATVYLTSSSDEKLERGRDLGADHLINYRNVIEWGEKVRELTGGEGADHIVEVGGAGTLEQSIKAVKLFGTIHLIGILAGAIKDLNLLPLVMNQIKVQGIVVGHREGFLAMNKAIEEWKLKPVVDKVYELSEFKDALEYLKDGKHFGKIVVRIP; from the coding sequence ATGAAAGCTATCCTTCTCCCTTCTTTCGGAAAAGAAAACCTCACTCTTACTGACTTACCCGATCCGGGAAAACCTGGACCAGGAGAAGTATTGGTCCGTTTTCGTGCGGCCTCATTGAATTTTCGAGACTACTTGGTAGTGCAAGGAAAGTACAATCCAAAATTCCCAGTGCCAATGGTTCCATGCAGCGACGGTTCCGGCGAAATAGTTGAAGTAGGAGAAGGAGTTTCCGGATTTAAATCGGGAGACAAGATCAATGCGACCTTTGCTCCCTATTGGCTGAACGGTCACGCAAACAAAAAAGAACTGAGGACTACATTAGGAGGTCCTTTGGATGGAACTCTTAGACAATATGCGATCCTTCCTGCAAGCGGAGTGGTTCCTATGCCTTCTCATTTGAGTTTTGAAGAAGCTGCCACGCTTCCTTGCGCTGGACTTACCGCTTGGTCTTCTTTTTTCGTAGAGAACCGTCTTCAAAAAGGAGAATCCGTAGTAATACAAGGAACCGGAGGAGTCTCCCTATTTGCATTGCAATTTGCGAAGAAGGTAGGAGCCACCGTGTATCTAACCTCTTCTTCTGACGAGAAACTAGAGAGAGGAAGAGATCTGGGCGCGGATCATCTCATTAATTATAGAAACGTAATAGAATGGGGAGAAAAGGTCAGAGAGCTCACCGGTGGAGAAGGCGCCGATCATATCGTAGAGGTCGGAGGAGCCGGAACCTTGGAGCAATCCATTAAGGCAGTAAAACTATTCGGCACAATCCATCTCATCGGGATCTTAGCGGGAGCGATCAAGGATTTGAACCTTCTACCTTTGGTCATGAACCAGATCAAAGTCCAAGGGATAGTGGTCGGTCACAGAGAAGGTTTCCTTGCTATGAACAAAGCGATAGAAGAATGGAAACTGAAACCAGTAGTAGATAAGGTCTACGAACTTTCCGAATTCAAAGATGCATTAGAGTATCTCAAAGATGGAAAACACTTCGGAAAGATTGTAGTTCGTATTCCTTAA
- a CDS encoding N-acyl-D-amino-acid deacylase family protein, with product MKYDVLIRNGRIFDGEGNSSFIGDVAVLDGKITEISASISGEAKKVYDAKGLWVTPGFIDFHTHYDAEVEASPGLKESVMHGVTTITMGSCSLSLCIGSSEDLADMFSRVEAIPREQVLPLLQKKKEWNSMKEYADHLNSLPLGPNVSTFLGHSAIRAYSMGLERSLSHNVRPTEQEMLQMEKLLQEAIDCGYLGLSINTLTWDKMDGTRFRSKPLPSTFAKWSEISRLNRIVRKENRIFQGVPNVSTKYNVLLFFKESVGIFQKKLKTTIISLMDPRSNRGIYKLVAILTRIVNTILGGDVRLQAVPAVFDLYADGVDVVVFEEFGAGTAAIHLMDLAERRKLLMDSGYRKWFRRQWTNWFLPRVFHRDFNQSKIVECPDQKLVGRSFSELAKERKQHVVDTFLDLCAEFGNDIRWYTVIGNDRKGPLKYIVSHPDVLIGFSDAGAHLRGMAHYNFPLRFLKLVRDAELEGKPFLSSEKAVWRVTGEIADWFGLDTGKLKVGAQADIVLLDPKGLNDKIEQIQESPMQEFGGLVRLVRRNEEAIRAVLINGKVAVENGIVLPEVGQEPGFGRFMAYKEKDYLYRSSKGEKARPTVSVA from the coding sequence ATGAAATACGACGTACTCATTCGTAATGGCAGGATCTTTGATGGAGAAGGGAATTCTTCCTTTATTGGGGATGTTGCGGTGCTTGATGGAAAGATCACGGAGATCTCTGCATCCATTTCCGGGGAGGCAAAGAAAGTCTATGATGCAAAGGGGCTTTGGGTCACTCCAGGTTTTATCGATTTTCATACTCACTATGATGCGGAAGTGGAGGCTTCTCCAGGTCTGAAAGAATCTGTAATGCACGGCGTGACTACGATCACGATGGGAAGTTGTTCCCTCAGTCTATGCATCGGTTCTTCGGAAGATTTGGCGGATATGTTCAGCCGAGTAGAAGCGATTCCAAGAGAACAGGTCCTTCCTCTATTGCAAAAGAAGAAAGAATGGAATTCGATGAAGGAATATGCGGATCATCTAAACTCTTTGCCATTGGGACCAAATGTATCCACCTTCTTGGGACATTCTGCGATTCGCGCGTACTCTATGGGATTGGAAAGATCTCTTTCTCATAATGTAAGACCGACTGAACAAGAGATGCTACAAATGGAAAAGCTTCTGCAAGAAGCAATCGATTGTGGTTACTTGGGACTTTCTATCAATACTCTTACTTGGGACAAGATGGACGGCACTCGATTCAGAAGTAAGCCTCTTCCTTCTACTTTTGCAAAATGGTCCGAGATCAGTCGTTTGAATCGGATCGTAAGAAAAGAAAATCGGATCTTTCAGGGAGTTCCGAATGTATCCACAAAATATAATGTTCTTCTATTTTTTAAGGAAAGCGTTGGGATCTTTCAGAAGAAGTTAAAGACAACGATCATTTCTCTTATGGATCCAAGATCCAATCGAGGAATTTACAAACTAGTCGCTATTCTCACTCGGATCGTAAATACGATTTTAGGAGGAGATGTTCGATTGCAGGCGGTTCCCGCAGTATTCGATCTATACGCAGATGGAGTAGATGTGGTTGTCTTTGAAGAATTTGGAGCTGGGACTGCTGCAATTCATCTAATGGATCTTGCTGAGCGCAGAAAACTTCTGATGGATAGCGGTTATAGAAAATGGTTCCGTCGTCAATGGACGAATTGGTTCCTTCCTAGAGTTTTTCATAGAGACTTCAATCAATCTAAGATCGTGGAATGCCCTGATCAAAAGCTAGTTGGTAGATCCTTCTCCGAATTAGCGAAAGAGAGAAAGCAACATGTGGTAGATACTTTCTTGGATCTTTGTGCAGAGTTCGGAAATGATATTCGTTGGTACACTGTGATCGGGAATGATCGAAAAGGCCCGCTGAAATATATTGTAAGCCATCCGGATGTTTTGATCGGTTTCTCCGATGCCGGAGCTCATTTGCGGGGAATGGCCCATTACAATTTTCCTCTTCGTTTCTTGAAACTGGTTCGTGATGCAGAATTGGAAGGAAAGCCTTTCCTTTCTTCTGAAAAGGCGGTTTGGAGAGTTACCGGAGAGATTGCAGATTGGTTCGGTTTAGATACAGGAAAACTAAAAGTAGGAGCTCAGGCAGACATCGTTCTTCTGGATCCCAAGGGTCTAAACGATAAGATTGAACAGATCCAAGAATCTCCGATGCAAGAGTTCGGAGGGTTAGTCCGTTTGGTTCGTAGGAACGAAGAAGCGATCCGTGCTGTTCTAATCAACGGCAAGGTCGCCGTTGAGAATGGGATCGTTCTTCCTGAAGTTGGGCAAGAGCCCGGTTTCGGAAGATTTATGGCGTATAAGGAGAAGGATTATTTATATCGTTCTTCTAAAGGAGAGAAGGCAAGACCTACAGTTTCTGTGGCTTGA
- a CDS encoding esterase/lipase family protein has translation MRKLGLAVLLLFICGGSLFASGGGSSSKPLAGSYPIILSHGLFGWGTDSSGIISIVNYWGGMDSYLTSQGATVYAPTKTAAQSNETRGTELNSKVLVYMAANGFSKVHILGHSQGGLDSRYAITNLGLSSKVSTLTTLNTPHRGSPIADIVNTVLPDWIKPFVNAILGVVVQLVYGGGNQNALGALGSLTTSGTAAFNTRTPNVAAVKYYSYGSYITVPDLIQHPLMGILQPACAAGGLFNGQGATCDGLVPYSSLQWGTFKGGPDYGILTTGVDHLEASNTLNSGKPWYDVEGYFLKMAQNAKANQ, from the coding sequence ATGCGTAAATTAGGACTAGCAGTATTGCTCCTATTTATTTGTGGCGGCTCGTTGTTCGCATCCGGCGGAGGATCTTCGTCCAAACCGTTGGCTGGATCTTATCCGATTATCCTTTCCCATGGCCTTTTTGGTTGGGGAACTGATTCTTCCGGAATTATCAGTATCGTTAACTACTGGGGCGGTATGGATTCATACCTTACGTCTCAAGGAGCTACCGTATACGCTCCTACCAAGACTGCTGCTCAATCCAATGAGACCAGAGGTACTGAATTAAACTCCAAAGTACTCGTTTATATGGCTGCAAATGGCTTCAGCAAGGTGCATATCCTTGGCCACTCTCAAGGTGGATTGGATAGCCGCTATGCAATCACCAACTTGGGACTTTCTTCAAAAGTTTCCACTTTGACCACCCTAAACACTCCACACAGAGGATCCCCAATTGCAGACATCGTAAACACTGTCCTGCCTGATTGGATCAAACCTTTTGTGAATGCGATCTTAGGCGTAGTGGTACAATTAGTATATGGCGGAGGAAACCAAAACGCTCTTGGAGCACTTGGATCCTTGACTACCAGCGGAACTGCAGCTTTCAATACTCGCACTCCAAACGTAGCAGCAGTTAAATACTATTCTTATGGATCTTATATCACTGTTCCAGACCTGATCCAACACCCTCTTATGGGAATCCTCCAACCAGCTTGCGCTGCAGGTGGATTGTTCAACGGACAAGGAGCAACCTGCGACGGACTCGTTCCTTATTCTTCCCTTCAGTGGGGAACTTTCAAAGGCGGGCCTGACTATGGTATTCTTACCACTGGAGTGGACCACTTAGAAGCATCTAACACATTGAACTCTGGAAAACCTTGGTATGATGTGGAAGGTTACTTCCTTAAAATGGCTCAGAACGCGAAAGCAAATCAGTAA
- a CDS encoding 2-dehydropantoate 2-reductase, which yields MTSFSKIAILGAGSIGTFIGAHLVQAGHSVVFVGRERGKQESQLFGLGISDYTGNFFSLSPSQVRYVTDLKDARDADLFFITVKSKDTLDAGKSIRNLLSPEELAKIVIVSFQNGIRNAKELATALPELKERILAGMVPFNVVAKGKGQFHRGTSGELVVESNSYGKEVVRILKNAGLAAMEHPNIEGVLWGKLLINLNNSLNALAGVPLREELSQRGYRRILSKMISEGMEILELSGIKPARAGKMIPQLAPLILKLPDFLFFTVASSMVKIDPEARSSMWEDLHYGRKTEIAYLNGEILRLADEIGHKAPINHKIVSLIGEAESDSRKSKYDAETLSNLLGIT from the coding sequence ATGACATCTTTCTCTAAGATCGCAATTTTAGGCGCAGGCAGCATCGGAACTTTTATAGGAGCACATTTAGTCCAAGCAGGTCATTCCGTAGTTTTTGTAGGAAGAGAAAGAGGCAAACAAGAGAGCCAATTATTCGGCTTGGGCATCAGTGATTATACTGGAAATTTCTTTTCTCTCTCTCCGAGCCAAGTTCGCTATGTTACCGATCTAAAAGATGCGCGAGACGCAGACCTTTTTTTTATCACAGTAAAGAGCAAAGATACCTTGGATGCAGGAAAATCCATTCGTAACCTTCTCTCTCCTGAAGAACTTGCAAAAATCGTAATAGTTAGTTTTCAGAACGGAATAAGGAATGCAAAGGAATTGGCAACCGCATTGCCAGAACTGAAGGAAAGGATACTGGCAGGAATGGTTCCGTTCAATGTAGTTGCAAAGGGTAAGGGTCAATTCCACCGAGGAACAAGTGGTGAGCTCGTAGTAGAGTCAAACTCCTACGGAAAAGAAGTGGTGCGTATTTTGAAAAACGCAGGGCTTGCGGCAATGGAACATCCGAATATAGAAGGAGTTCTTTGGGGAAAATTACTCATCAACCTAAACAATAGCTTGAACGCTCTTGCTGGCGTTCCGTTAAGAGAAGAACTTTCGCAGAGAGGATATCGCAGGATCTTATCTAAAATGATCTCCGAGGGAATGGAGATATTAGAGCTTTCCGGGATCAAACCCGCAAGAGCAGGAAAGATGATCCCTCAATTAGCTCCCTTGATCTTAAAATTGCCAGACTTTCTGTTTTTTACCGTAGCCTCTAGCATGGTAAAGATAGATCCGGAAGCAAGATCATCTATGTGGGAAGACTTACATTATGGACGTAAAACTGAGATTGCATATTTGAATGGAGAGATCTTGCGTTTAGCGGACGAGATAGGCCATAAGGCTCCGATCAATCACAAGATTGTTTCATTGATCGGAGAAGCGGAAAGCGATTCCAGAAAATCGAAATACGATGCGGAAACGCTTTCCAATCTATTAGGAATTACTTAA
- a CDS encoding DUF2167 domain-containing protein gives MIRRIVVYLVVGIFLWSGPASAQKFATDEDLVKWIHSLKYETNTVPLADKEGKVIANIKVPKGYKYLNAKDSKIVLEDVWGNPPNSEPGLGILFIATDSPLDLGNYVITIDYVEEGHVDDEDSKEIKYDELLSQLKDSTKEESEQRKKDGYPGLELVGWASSPYYDSTAKKLHWAKEYKFDGTAANTLNYNIRILGRKGYLLLNALGDIPILKKVESDVGKILESVEFTEGNRYADYDSKVDSLAAYGIGGLIAGGLLKKAGLLALIGGFLVKGAKIIIVALIGLFYAVKKFIFGKGKSEDATASNPPPPSDTES, from the coding sequence ATGATTCGTAGAATTGTAGTCTATTTGGTTGTTGGAATCTTCTTATGGAGCGGTCCTGCATCTGCACAAAAATTTGCAACAGATGAGGACTTAGTAAAATGGATTCACTCCTTAAAGTATGAAACCAATACGGTTCCTCTTGCAGACAAAGAGGGAAAAGTGATCGCCAATATCAAAGTGCCGAAAGGGTACAAGTATCTGAACGCAAAAGATAGCAAGATCGTTTTGGAAGATGTTTGGGGAAATCCACCTAACAGTGAACCTGGATTAGGGATCTTATTTATCGCAACTGACTCTCCTTTGGATCTGGGAAACTATGTCATTACAATCGACTATGTGGAGGAAGGGCATGTGGATGATGAAGACTCTAAAGAAATTAAATACGATGAATTATTATCCCAACTAAAGGACTCCACTAAAGAAGAAAGTGAACAGAGAAAGAAAGATGGATATCCAGGACTGGAATTAGTCGGTTGGGCTTCTTCTCCGTATTATGATTCTACCGCTAAAAAACTGCATTGGGCCAAAGAATATAAATTCGATGGGACTGCTGCGAACACACTCAATTATAATATTCGGATCTTGGGTAGGAAAGGTTATCTATTACTGAACGCTCTCGGAGACATTCCCATACTGAAAAAAGTAGAAAGCGATGTGGGCAAGATTCTGGAAAGTGTGGAATTCACCGAAGGAAACCGTTATGCGGACTACGATTCTAAGGTTGATAGTTTGGCTGCTTACGGAATTGGAGGGTTGATTGCCGGAGGCTTGCTGAAAAAAGCGGGTCTACTTGCACTTATCGGAGGCTTTCTTGTAAAGGGAGCTAAGATCATCATCGTAGCTTTGATTGGTTTATTTTATGCCGTTAAAAAGTTCATCTTCGGAAAAGGAAAATCAGAAGATGCTACAGCATCTAATCCTCCTCCTCCTTCCGATACGGAGAGCTAA
- a CDS encoding DUF2062 domain-containing protein, with the protein MNFLRSIGRIIHKQIILPFQESHAPIHELCLGTTIGLIWAMTPLVGVQMYLGLGTWVLLRVVGIRFYLPIAIAMIWITNAATVPFFYYLFYWIGKNILFLFNIPFQEISFDTLLSISNQSESMDLISGFYHWSIFLLDKMGLPMFVGGFAFGIPLGIAGYPLTFKLVNSYRERKAQEEGISLSEWESKHVRKDIGLFSAKPN; encoded by the coding sequence ATGAATTTTCTAAGATCCATCGGCAGAATAATACATAAACAGATCATTCTACCATTCCAAGAATCGCATGCTCCCATTCACGAATTATGTTTAGGCACCACGATCGGATTGATCTGGGCAATGACTCCTCTTGTAGGAGTTCAAATGTATCTGGGATTAGGAACTTGGGTCCTGCTTAGAGTTGTTGGAATTCGATTCTATCTTCCGATCGCAATCGCAATGATCTGGATTACGAATGCGGCGACTGTTCCATTCTTCTATTATCTTTTCTATTGGATCGGAAAGAATATACTCTTCTTATTCAATATTCCTTTCCAAGAAATCAGTTTCGATACTTTGCTTTCCATATCAAATCAATCGGAGTCTATGGATCTCATTTCAGGCTTCTATCATTGGAGTATCTTTCTCTTGGACAAGATGGGACTTCCAATGTTTGTGGGTGGTTTTGCATTCGGGATCCCATTGGGAATCGCCGGATATCCTCTTACATTCAAATTAGTAAATTCTTATAGAGAAAGAAAGGCGCAAGAAGAGGGGATCAGCCTTTCCGAATGGGAATCTAAACACGTTCGAAAAGATATCGGATTGTTCAGCGCGAAACCCAATTGA
- a CDS encoding tetratricopeptide repeat protein, with product MRFNLLTNPNAILLIQVTGLVAFFFSCEGSKEDPSILEIRDLLDSGHISESVEKAKSKLLKTGKTDQIHYLRGWMAYLRKDDPGAEKEYKLCLKENPISIDCLRGIAQIRNHRKEYEKAESSFKKALAVAEASKDREYTSMLMTDLGNLFLSQDIRKEALDWYSKSISIKEEGSAYYGMGLVYLLNRDKASSISYLKKGIDTEYRDLILKAETYYLLAKLQNDFEKNPKAAAESAKKAFELFPAMEKYSKSWEQYAKAARSK from the coding sequence ATGAGATTTAATCTTCTTACAAATCCAAATGCAATCCTACTAATTCAAGTTACTGGACTTGTTGCCTTCTTCTTCTCTTGCGAGGGAAGTAAGGAAGATCCTTCTATTTTAGAAATTCGAGATCTCTTGGACTCGGGTCATATTTCTGAATCCGTAGAGAAGGCAAAGAGCAAATTACTCAAGACTGGAAAGACAGATCAGATCCATTATCTTAGGGGTTGGATGGCATATCTTCGCAAGGATGATCCTGGTGCGGAGAAGGAATATAAGCTTTGCTTAAAGGAGAATCCTATCTCGATAGATTGTTTGAGAGGGATTGCTCAGATCAGAAATCATCGGAAAGAATATGAAAAGGCTGAGTCTAGTTTTAAGAAGGCTCTCGCAGTTGCCGAAGCATCCAAGGATCGAGAATACACTTCTATGCTCATGACTGATCTCGGAAATCTTTTCTTATCTCAAGATATTAGAAAGGAAGCCTTGGATTGGTATTCTAAATCCATTTCGATCAAAGAAGAAGGTTCAGCTTATTACGGAATGGGTTTGGTCTATCTATTGAATCGAGATAAGGCTTCTTCGATTTCTTATTTGAAGAAGGGAATAGATACCGAGTACAGAGACTTGATCCTCAAAGCAGAAACATATTATCTTCTCGCAAAATTACAAAATGATTTCGAAAAAAATCCTAAGGCCGCAGCTGAATCCGCAAAAAAGGCCTTCGAATTATTTCCTGCTATGGAGAAATACTCCAAGTCTTGGGAACAATATGCGAAAGCAGCCCGTTCTAAATAA
- a CDS encoding SpoIIE family protein phosphatase — MHISKYLFFLLGPIGFLIFLLSLTPWHKEENLRAYHGVIDLRGIQDGSSGPVDLSGEWEFFWSQEPGKILESFRGTMTVPGSWNRETELHPSYDRFGYATYRLKILMPDVWVGKVLTFSFGTVWSSYRLYMDGQILGESGIPSSNPETSLPRVQPRSFSFIPSSNQTQIEIFVANTYARQGGISAPIKLGPSEVMLSTRTRAMFIDIFAFSSLVIMGLYHISLYLYLRSSKAPLYFGIMSMAIGVRTLVTNTRLLMEFFPSVPQSGVQIIEQISMMVAVALYLLFFLETFTAYVSRSFVKISLGIISIFIAITLFSSIEFNSNKIMYFHMFIGITIAYVLYVIFRIDFDQESNSSYILYGSGILFLGVTIDLFYTYVLKVSSHQMSHIALVFFVFLQSLVIASDRSSKYKEAKLLTEDLQTMNLELFEMKEKLVQKVEDRTRTLNDTLQQINRELEIAQNVQRKILTPPEREIKGIRFDYVYKPLEKVGGDFLDISEIKPGQVRVLLADAVGHGVQASLMTMALKTEYEELKKLECPTFVLKELNGRFLRKFDTLESIFPCFVADIYLEKKEVLYASAGHPDQVLLSPDGKYELLHKTGPILGLFDDLEIQFSTFPFPLGSRLLLFSDGLIENRRKENRWSTVETIASKAGTLSGASLQKLLEELVVMEEKSRGDEQRYDDITIIAIESRDQLQLSDSNRL; from the coding sequence ATGCACATATCGAAGTATTTATTTTTCTTATTAGGGCCTATCGGTTTTTTGATCTTTCTTTTGTCCCTCACTCCCTGGCATAAGGAAGAAAATCTTCGTGCCTATCATGGAGTGATCGACCTAAGAGGGATTCAGGACGGTTCTTCTGGTCCAGTGGATCTTTCCGGAGAATGGGAATTCTTTTGGAGCCAAGAGCCAGGTAAGATCTTGGAATCCTTCCGAGGCACTATGACTGTTCCTGGATCTTGGAATAGAGAAACTGAATTACATCCTTCCTATGATCGATTCGGCTACGCAACCTATCGTTTAAAGATCCTGATGCCGGATGTATGGGTTGGCAAAGTGCTGACCTTTAGCTTCGGTACCGTTTGGAGTTCTTACAGACTCTATATGGACGGGCAAATTTTGGGAGAGTCCGGAATTCCTTCTAGCAATCCGGAAACTAGTCTACCCAGAGTACAGCCCCGCTCCTTCTCCTTTATTCCAAGTTCCAATCAAACTCAAATTGAGATCTTTGTTGCGAATACCTATGCAAGACAAGGAGGCATCAGCGCTCCTATTAAATTAGGTCCTTCTGAAGTGATGCTATCGACCCGCACGAGAGCGATGTTCATAGATATTTTCGCCTTCTCCAGCTTGGTGATCATGGGTCTTTATCATATCTCTTTGTATTTGTATCTTAGATCTAGCAAGGCACCTTTGTACTTTGGCATCATGAGTATGGCCATCGGAGTTCGTACCTTGGTCACGAATACGAGACTTCTTATGGAGTTCTTTCCTTCCGTTCCTCAGAGCGGTGTTCAGATCATTGAACAGATCTCAATGATGGTTGCCGTTGCCTTATATCTTCTTTTTTTCTTGGAGACGTTTACTGCCTACGTTTCTCGGTCCTTCGTGAAAATTTCCTTAGGAATCATTTCTATATTCATCGCAATTACTCTGTTCAGTTCCATAGAGTTCAATAGCAATAAGATCATGTATTTTCACATGTTCATCGGTATCACGATCGCGTATGTTCTATATGTGATCTTTCGGATCGATTTTGATCAAGAAAGCAATTCTTCTTATATTCTATACGGCTCCGGCATCCTGTTCCTGGGAGTAACGATCGACCTATTCTATACGTATGTTCTAAAAGTATCTTCTCATCAGATGTCGCATATCGCACTGGTCTTTTTCGTATTTTTACAATCCTTAGTAATTGCTTCGGATCGTTCTTCCAAATATAAGGAAGCCAAACTTCTTACAGAAGATTTACAGACCATGAACTTGGAACTTTTCGAGATGAAGGAAAAGTTGGTCCAAAAGGTTGAAGACAGAACAAGAACGTTAAACGATACTCTTCAACAGATCAATAGAGAATTGGAGATCGCCCAAAACGTTCAAAGAAAGATACTAACTCCTCCGGAAAGAGAGATCAAAGGGATTCGCTTTGATTATGTTTACAAGCCTTTAGAAAAAGTAGGCGGAGACTTCTTAGACATTTCAGAGATCAAGCCCGGTCAGGTACGTGTTCTTCTCGCAGATGCGGTAGGTCATGGAGTACAGGCCAGCTTGATGACCATGGCACTTAAAACGGAATACGAAGAGTTAAAAAAATTAGAATGTCCTACTTTCGTATTAAAAGAATTGAACGGAAGATTCTTGCGCAAGTTCGATACTTTGGAGAGTATCTTTCCTTGCTTCGTAGCGGATATCTATTTAGAAAAGAAAGAAGTCCTGTATGCCTCTGCAGGACATCCGGATCAAGTGCTTCTTTCTCCTGACGGAAAATACGAATTATTGCATAAAACCGGACCGATCCTAGGACTCTTCGATGATCTAGAAATCCAGTTCTCTACCTTTCCCTTCCCATTAGGAAGTCGTTTATTATTATTTTCTGATGGATTAATAGAGAACAGAAGAAAGGAAAATCGCTGGAGCACTGTGGAAACGATTGCCTCTAAGGCGGGAACCCTTTCCGGAGCCAGCCTTCAAAAGTTATTAGAAGAATTAGTAGTGATGGAAGAAAAATCCAGAGGAGACGAACAACGCTACGACGATATCACCATCATAGCGATCGAGTCCAGGGACCAACTTCAACTTTCCGACTCAAACCGTTTGTAG
- a CDS encoding MaoC family dehydratase, whose product MSKIEFDKYEIGQELPPLKVDPVTHANLVRYAGASGDFNPIHNDPDFARKTGLDGTIAHGMFVMAQIGRLCTAWADQKQIKEFGVTFKAMTKPGQKLTCSGKIKRKKEENGEKLLTVAVEASDESGEVKASGELVVVC is encoded by the coding sequence ATGAGTAAGATTGAATTCGATAAATACGAAATAGGACAAGAACTCCCTCCTTTAAAAGTGGATCCAGTTACTCACGCGAACCTAGTGCGTTACGCGGGAGCAAGTGGTGACTTTAACCCGATCCATAATGATCCTGACTTCGCTCGCAAGACCGGATTGGACGGAACCATCGCGCATGGAATGTTCGTAATGGCTCAGATCGGAAGACTTTGCACTGCTTGGGCAGACCAAAAGCAAATCAAGGAATTCGGAGTTACCTTCAAAGCTATGACAAAGCCTGGACAGAAACTAACTTGTTCCGGAAAGATCAAACGCAAGAAAGAAGAGAACGGAGAAAAGCTTCTTACTGTCGCAGTAGAAGCTTCAGACGAATCCGGAGAAGTGAAAGCTTCGGGTGAGTTAGTTGTAGTTTGTTAA
- a CDS encoding FAS1-like dehydratase domain-containing protein, with translation MAEKGISKDLIGTKLDRYEFDVERGKIKEFCQAIGETNPIYFDIEAAKKAGFEDIPAPPTFPTVIQFWGYPKIWKDMENMGVDTSRILHLKEKYNYVKTLYPGKVSSQGECVNVTVGKMDTMTFKTTIKDAKGDTVIEAEMSIFIRKPE, from the coding sequence ATGGCAGAAAAAGGCATTTCAAAAGACCTGATCGGCACTAAACTCGATCGTTATGAATTTGATGTGGAGAGAGGAAAGATTAAAGAGTTTTGCCAAGCGATCGGCGAAACCAATCCTATCTACTTCGATATCGAAGCCGCTAAGAAAGCAGGCTTTGAGGATATTCCAGCTCCTCCTACATTTCCAACTGTGATCCAATTTTGGGGATATCCTAAAATCTGGAAAGATATGGAGAATATGGGAGTAGACACTTCCAGAATTCTTCACCTGAAAGAAAAATATAACTATGTAAAGACTCTTTACCCTGGTAAAGTTTCCTCTCAGGGAGAATGCGTTAACGTAACTGTCGGCAAGATGGATACTATGACTTTCAAGACTACGATCAAGGACGCAAAAGGCGATACAGTGATCGAAGCAGAAATGTCTATTTTTATCCGTAAGCCGGAATAA